A single Watersipora subatra chromosome 7, tzWatSuba1.1, whole genome shotgun sequence DNA region contains:
- the LOC137400486 gene encoding THAP domain-containing protein 1-like, whose translation MSSDETTTPQSEKKSSRSWCCAYGCSSNPEKCPDLAFHRFSNEKRAESRNAWVKAVRRQHWTPTSSSVVCSGHFQKDCYKVPPGIGSKPMLKSDAIPTIFTAYLTYLQPKAVKRRTPTIRTESLLKCGRTSQIAASTKISDPEYTTPGDTTIHDEQPAASDNQDTPTALTTSC comes from the exons ATGTCATCAGATgagactacaacaccccag aGTGAGAAAAAGTCAAGCCGCAGCTGGTGCTGTGCCTATGGATGTTCAAGCAATCCTGAGAAATGTCCAGATCTGGCGTTTCACCGCTTTTCAAACGAGAAACGAGCTGAAAGCCGCAATGCTTGGGTAAAGGCTGTGCGAAGACAGCATTGGACTCCAACATCAAGCTCTGTAGTATGCAGTGGACATTTTCAGAAAGACTGCTACAAGGTTCCTCCAGGTATTGGAAGTAAACCAATGCTAAAATCTGACGCAATAcctacaatatttacagcttatcTAACCTACCTTCAGCCAAAAGCTGTGAAAAGACGAACACCAACCATAAGAACAGAAAGCCTGCTGAAATGTGGAAGAACATCTCAGATAGCAGCCAGCACCAAAATATCTGACCCTGAATATACTACACCTGGTGATACTACTATCCATGATGAGCAACCTGCAGCTTCTGATAATCAAGATACACCTACAGCCTTGACAACGAGCTGCTGA